A window of Bacteroidota bacterium contains these coding sequences:
- a CDS encoding histone H1, whose product MNRYAELRELLLLLETDFIKFYEKENKAAGTRVRKGMQELKVKAQEIRTEIQKMKNI is encoded by the coding sequence ATGAACAGATACGCAGAACTAAGAGAATTACTCTTATTATTAGAAACAGATTTTATCAAATTTTACGAAAAAGAAAATAAGGCAGCAGGTACAAGAGTACGTAAAGGTATGCAAGAACTTAAAGTAAAAGCTCAAGAAATCAGAACTGAAATTCAGAAAATGAAGAATATTTAA